The DNA sequence agtattttaaaaaaagaaagaaagaaatagaccaTGTGTATTAGCTTCGGCTACCAGTGGACATATTTGTGTCTGAATGACTCTATGCAGTATTTTTATTTGGGTCTGTAGCCTTTGTGAGAATGGGAAATACTCCTTTTACCCTCTGGGGGCATGCTCACCTTCAAAGCCTGAAATAACGTATCCACAAACCTTGGGTGATCAGCTGCAGACAGGACTTCCAGGAAAACGACGGCCATCCCTTTAAAAAGGAGGCAGAGCCCACTTTCCCGCAAACCTCGCTGCTGAGCCTGAGGCCTTTTGCACAATAAGCCCTTTTTCCCCTGCCTTTCCTGCAGCTGTGGGAAGGAACTACACTTCCCAGAATGCCCAGAGTGGAGCGGCAGCACCACTAACCAATGAGGACTTAGGAAAAAGTGTGACGCACTGCGAGAGGGCGGTACTTCCTGCGACTCCCCGGGCGGCCACGTTAGCTGCGGTGGGTTTTGTCTGTCAGATGTTTCGGACCGATCGGTCCGGGTCCAGGTTCCGGGTCCGAAGGTGGCGGGAGCCGTTCTCCCCGCCGCACAGACGCGGGTGTGAGGCTCGGCGACCCCGCGAGGGACCCGCTTCAGGGCGGGAGGGAGCCGTCGCCCCGCCCGCTCCGCCCGCAGGTTCCAATGGCGGCGGCCGCGCCCGGGCGCCCGGCTGAGGTGAGCGcggccccggcctccccgcctccccgacCCCGCAGCCCCGGCTCCGCGTCAGGCCCGCGAGGCGCTCGGGGGAACCCCGGTGTGACGGGCGGGGAGCGGCCCGGGAGGACGAGCCGCCCCGGCTGCGGGGGGTCAGCGGCGGCGCGGGGCCGGGCCTCGGGGCAGCCGGGTCCGGGAGGCGGAACCCGCGGAGCCCCGGGACCGCGTGTCTCCggggccagcccctccccgggccccgcggCTGCGGAGGAGCTTGTGGGacccagggaagggaggggaccccgtccctccctggccccggcgcCCCTCACCGTCCTGGGATGTCTTCTCTCGGACTTGGAGAGCTGGTCCCCGATCTGGGCACCGAGAGCCCGGGGACACCCGGGCACAGACCCCAATCCCTCCCGAGGGTCCCATGACGGTGCGGGTGTTCCTTCGGCCGTAAAACCCGCGTGGACGGTGATGCCGGAGCTGGTCGAACGCCGTGTGGGTGCTCCCGGCAGAACTGAGCTTCCGGCCTCTTCCTGGGGAACACAGGGCACAGGAAAGGGGGGACCCCGTCCTCCGTGAGCCCGTGAGGTCACAGTGGCACCGGGACGTGGACTGTCCTTTGAGTTGGGGCGAATGGGAGGAGGACAGCACAGCGCGGattgggagtgaggggagggtttggggggagggtTGTGGGTTCTCGGTAGAGGAGCCTTTTCTGGTCTCAGCTGTCCCCATCTTGCCAGGGCAGGGTGACCTTTGAGGACGTGGCCCTGCACTTCTCCTCGGAGGAATGGGAGCTCctggatgaggctcagagacgccTGTACCACgacgtgatgctggagaacttgaCACTGATAACCTCCCTGGGTAAGGatttcaaccccccccccccctccccgcctatGCCGGGGGCAGTAGTGTctgcccttccctttcccccagtAGCAGGTCTGTCCTCACACCAGGACCGTGGTACTGCTTTCGTACCCAGACCCctggatgggtgctgtgcttagacccctggatgggtgctgtgcttagaccctggatgggtgctgtgcttagacccctggatgggtgctgtgcttagacccctggatgggtgctgtgcttagaccctggatgggtgctgtgcttagaccctggatgggtgctgtgcttagaccctggatgggtgctgtgcttaGACCCTGGATACTGCTGTGCTTAGACCctggatgggtgctgtgcttaGACCCTGGATGGGTGCTTAGACCCCCGGATGGGTGCTGTGCTTAGACCCctggatgggtgctgtgcttagacccctggatgggtgctgtgcttagacccctggatgggtgctgtgcttaGACCCCTTGATGGGTGCTTAGACCCCTGGATGGGTGCTTAGACCCctggatgggtgctgtgcttaGACCCCTGGATGGGTGCTTAGACCCCCGGATGGGTGCTGTGCTTAGACCCctggatgggtgctgtgcttaGACCCCTGGATGGGTGCTTAGACCCctggatgggtgctgtgcttaGACCCCTGGATAGGGGCTGTGCTTAGACCCTCGATGGGTGCTGTGCTTAGACCctggatgggtgctgtgcttaGACCTCTGGATGGGTGCTTAGACCCctggatgggtgctgtgcttagaccctggatgggtgctgtgcttaGACACCTGGATAGGGGCTGTGCTTAGTTGGGTTGAGGTCTGTGCATGACCCTGTCCTTCCTCGAAGAGCCCCGGACTTGCAGGGGAGGAATCAGGGTCGGAAGTCTTCCAGTGAATCCATTTGATACCCCTAACTTGCTTCTCCTTGACTTTTGACCGAATGACTTTGTTCTATTATATCGTAAATCAGCGAGCTGAATATCAGAGGCCTGTAGCAAATTAATTTGGAGTATTTTATTACGCTCGCAGGCTCAGAGGAATGTTGCTCCAAAGTCTGAGCCCCTCAATAAGGAGGAAGTGTtccctttattcttttctaacGTCTTTGTCTCCTAAATGTGGGGCTTCCCGTCCCTTTTGCTGGTTTTCAAAAGAGCCCTGTATATGCTTAGGAGTATTTCCCAGCAAGCCTGTACAGTACCCTGTACAGTAGCCTTGAGTAAAGGTAACTAAAAGACACCTGGTATGAGAGCATGGGAGCCTGAGCCCCTGACGTTAGATGACTAGCTGGCACGGTCAGACAGCTAAGCTCATCTTCCCTGTTATTCAAGCAAGCGTGAAGCGTGTGTTCACAGAAGCTAAAAAGCAGAGTTAATTCGCAGAACAAGAGACCATCTAAAAATAGcggagaatttcaaacagcagtttgaCAAAATAGAGATTATTGTGCTTCAGTACAGGTCCCAAGCCCTGTGTGCCTAGGTTCTGTGCCTCCTTCTAGCTGGCATTGCCTCAGGCCTGCCTGGGCCAGGAATCCCCATCACTGACATGGTTCCTCCTCCCATGGACTGTGGGCTGTTCTTGCAAGACCCTCCTTCCAAGTTCTCTGTGTagtatttggttttcttttctgttggcTGTGAGGTGCCGAGTTGTTCTGGGGCTAGTGCTGGTTACTCCTGTGTGCTATCCTTCCCTTAGCACCTGTACGAGGTGCCATCCATTTGCTTACTGAGGGAGCTGGGTTGGGTTACAAAGAGGTGGTTCATAGAATGTACATGAATCCAGGCTCAGCAAAATGTTAGGAGAGGCACCTGGAGGAGGGTGTGATGCCAGTGCTGTGTTCAAATCCTACCAGACAACTATTCTGTTGGATtactgttttttgtgtgtgttttttgttgttttttttgttgttgctgttttaaaatatattttactagaggtccggtgcatgaaattcatgcacgggtagggtccctaggcctggccgacatTCAGGGTCTGTATTTGGGGCAACCGGCGGGGTGATCGAGGGGCCCCCACTAGCACCTGCCTAGGCTGACCTGGTTCCGCCcactccctggccccaccccccactgccaccgcCAGTCGCTTCCCTCAGCAGGGCgattggtggggagggggggtggcaggTGCTGGCACTTGCCGTGGCTggcttggggcctgcaggctaggggaagctcctgtgttgagcttctgctccctggttgtcagtgcacatcatagcaaccagccgTTTCGCTGGTCTTTCCGccattgggtcaatttgcatattaggcttttattatataggattgatattttatggagaggaaggaagagggatagagagttagaaacatcaatgagagaaacactgatcagctgcctcctgcaccccctacaggggatgtgccacaaccaaggtacatgcccttgatcagaatcgaacctgggacccctcagtctgcaggccgatgctctatccactgagccaaaccggttagggctggattaCTGTTTTGATGTCCATGCCTGGGGCCACACttcatttctgtctgtctttccccttTCTGACTCTTTGCCAATTTCTCAGCTCTATGACTTGTTGCTTCTACCCTAACCTCCAGCCTGGGGTTAGCCTCACAATCTCTACACTGTGTGTCTGGCCTGTTTTTCTCACCACTCCATCTGTGGTGCTTTCCTCGTTGGCCCCTATGCATTGTGTCCTGAGGTGTGTGCATATTTCTAAAAGTCCTGAATACCAGGTGCCCTGttatagttgtattttttttacaagtgtctcacccggagctggatttcagtgcagtcaggaggttttgtttccctcccgaacTAGAAAGCTAGCTGCGCGCTTGCTGCCCACCCTCTTCGCGTGCCACGAgtaagccagccgcgtattcagccgcccgccctttccgcgtgCACGGGTCTCCGCACcttcacagctcctctgagtctcagtgtccttttctctttccttctagttgtagaatttccattcagtcaactttccggtggttctggacgatgtccgctctgtcttccagttgcaattttgaaattgttgtatgaggcagcagtataggtgtttacctatgccgccatcttggtttctgaccAGTAGCAAAGTTCTTTTGGGAACTTGTTGAAGTGACCTGTGGATCCTGTGTCTACTCTCTGTGTACACTGCATGGTTGGGTCCTTCACCACATGAGGCCTCCCCCAGTCTGTGCTCTTCATGGCCCAGTACTGCGGAGCAGCCCCATCCTCAACGTGGACTAACTCCCTGGTCCTGCACACAACGCCATGGACTTGTTCCTGGGCTTGTCAGACACACGTGTGTGGACTGGCCCTTCCCACCAGAGACAACATGCACTTAACCAGCACTTTTTGTTTTCAGGTTGTTGGCATGGAGCCCAGAATGAGGAGGCCCCGTCTGAGCTCAGCAGTTCTTTACAAGGAGTGTCAGAGGTCAGGACTCCCAAGGCAGGTGTGTCTCCCCTGAAGGCCCATCCTTGTGAGCTGTGTGGTGTGGACGTGAGAGACATTTTGCACTTCACTGGGCACCCGGGAACACATCATGGGCAGAAACTGTACAAGATGGGGGCATGTGAGAAACAGTTGGATGTTAGCACGGAACTTGAGCATCAGACGCAGCACACAGGAGAGATGTGCTTCAGAGGCCACGTGGACAGAACGTCATTTGTAAAGGACTGCAAATTCTGTGTGTCAGGGAAGCCCGGTTCCTGTGAGGAGGTTGTGAGGGACTTCCTGGCCAGCTCAAGATATCTCCATCACCAGGCCACACACACCAGGGAGAAGTCAAACAGGGGAACTGAGTGTGGAACAGCCTCTCATAAGGGAAGAACTCTGTCTGACCCAGAGTACTCTAAAGATTTTAATTGCAAACGCAAGCTTGTTCAAGACCAGAGTGTTCTCGCTAAAGAAAGAGGATACatgtgcagtgaatgtggaaaatcttacAGCAAAAGCTATAGTCTTAATGACCATTggagagttcacactggggaaaagccttatgagtgtggggagtgtgggaagTCCTTTAGGCAAAGCTCTAGCCTCATTCAACAccggagagttcacactggagcaCGGCCTCACAAGTGTGACTTATGTGGGAAATTATTTAGCAACAAGTCCAACCTCATTAAACATCGAAGAatccacactggagaaaggccttatgagtgtagtgaatgtgggaagacCTTTAGCGAAAGCTCTGCACTCCTTCAACACCGGAGTGTTCACACAGGAGagaggccttatgagtgcagtgaatgtgggaagttctTTACCTACCACTCCAGTCTCATaaaacaccagagagttcactcCGGGTCCAGGCCCTACGCCTGCAGCGAATGTGGAAAATCCTTTACTCAAAAGTCTAGTCTCATTGAACACCGCAGAGTTCATAGTGGAGAAAGGCCATATAAGTGCAGCGAATGTGGGAAATCGTTTAGCCAAAGCTCTGCACTTCTTCAGCATCGGAGAGTTCACACAGgggaaaggccttatgagtgcagtgaatgcgGGAAATTCTTTACTTACAGCTCCAGTCTCTTAAAACACCAGAGAGTACACACTGGTTCAAGGCCTTACGAGTGTAGTGACTGTGGAAAGTCCTTTACTCAAAATTCTAGTCTCATCAAACACaggagaattcacactggagaaagaccTTATGAGTGTAAccaatgtggaaaatcttttagcCATAGCTCAAGCCTCATTAAGCACCGAAGAGTTCACACTGGATAAAGGCCTTGTGAGTATTAGAATGTGGgaaactgttatttttttaaaatatatttttgattacagagaggaagggagagggagagagagattgaaatatcagtgttgacagagaatcattgattggctgcctcctgcatgctccctactggggattgaggctgcaacccgggcatgtacccttgaccggaattgaacccgagacccttcagtctgcaggctgacgctctatccactgagccaaaccggctagggcagaatagGGGAATTATTTTCCCTTAACTCCTGGTCCTAAAACACCATGTCACGTTGGATGAAGGCCTTATCATTGTGGCAAATGTAGGAAATCATTACCAAAGTCTAGCCTCATTACATCCAGAGAATTCACAGTAGAGACAGACCTTATAAGGGCAGTGAATGTGAGAAGGCCTTCAGCTGAAGAACATACCTTATTGGATACCACAGATTTAAATGGGAGAACTGCCTTAATTGGGCAGCTATATGCTATTTGTTCAGTGCACCAACACTGGAGTATACCTTATAGGAAGGTGCCATTTGCCTGTGTTGagccacagagccaaaccaggtaAGGCTGCATTACACTTTTTAACCTGCCCAGGGTCTTGGCCAGATTTATGTCACTGGCAATTCTGGAGCAGAAACTATTTCAACTCTACCTCCTGGTGGAAGCCCACAGTGTGCAACGTTTATCCATTCTAGAACATTCAGGGATGTAAGCCCCCATTTGTGGGGCGACTCATGAGTTTCGTGTGCACTTTGTCTTTCCCATATTATTTCCTCTCTGTTAAGCTAGGTCATAGACCTTTCCAGTTTTGACCTAGAGGACTCTGCTGGGCATTTTAAAAGATGGTCTACATTTTTCAGGGCTAATGTTGATCTCACGTGACTCCTGTGATGGCATTTTCCAGCCTCCAGCTCACCAACCAGGGAACTGTGCCTATCGTTGCTCTTGTTTGTATGACAATAAAGGTCTTGTTATTCAAGCCACTGTTCATCTTGAGGTTCTAGTCACTGTTTTCGGTTCTTTGAAGGTGACGGGTTTGCTAGCATGAAGGGGTGAACAGCATTGGTTGGGATCCCAAAGTCTGTGTGCCTCCGGGTCCAGTGTGATGGCAGAGGATACGTCTTCAATTTTGGCCTAATTTGCATTGCTGCTCGTAGCCTGTAGGGAAGACTGTGCTTTGTGGTCCTGTATTGTAGCTTGGATGCCCTGACTTGGGGGTTCTGAGTTCAACCTGAGAAGGGGGTCCTTGTGACAACCTTCACTGCTTCTGAGAGCAACATGAGCTTGTTCTCGTTCCCAGGGCCTATTGTCTCGTGCCCAGCACTGGTGAGGGGACGTCTGTCCCTGCAGGTGCTGCCGTGGAGCTGTGGGCCCTGAGGCCCTGACTTCTGTAGGTGCCATCACTGGTTTTAAGGTTACAGGCGCCACGAGAAGGATCATTGTTGCAGAAACACTGGATTCAGAGAGAGTGCAGGAGACTGCCACAAACTGGTTAGCatgctctatttttatttattgctctactagaggcccgatgcacaaagagtcgtgcaagaatgggccttcctttccctggctgctggcaccgccttcgctctggcaggagccgcctttctgccttcccacgctgcccagaggcccagagcggctgggggtagtgcagaacacctgtgttgtcgccatggtgacgaagcaagcatcctgccccacccccagccactcagcatctgcatatgcaaattaacctgccatgtttgttgggttaatttgcatacttctgattggcaggtgggcatagcaaaggtaaaattagcatgttactcttttattaagtagatttcattttattttttagaaggcACATCTTCAGAAAGGTCCACAATGTTTAGCCCCTGTGGCTGTGAAGGATGAGATTTGTGGCCTTTGTGGCCCAGTCAATGTTCTTGTGATTCAAGTGGAAATAGCCTTCACTGTtcaccttttttattattattattgattttagagagagggagagagagacattaatgtgagtgaaacgttgattggttgcctcccacacatgccctaacTGCAGATTGAACCCCCagcctgggtatatgccctgactggaaatctaacCCACAGTCTTTCGGTGTGTGCGACAGttctccaacccactgagccccaccggtCAGAGCACTGCTCACGTTTTTGCTGCCACTGAGGCATGTGACCCTATCATTAGGTGAGGGGATATAGAGTCAGTACAGTTGCCAAACcttattttcttagaaattcaGACTTAACTTgaacctatttttatttattttaaaagtagaggcctggtgcacaacattggTGCACTAGCGGGGGATCCTTCAGCccagcaccctctcacagtccaggacccctcagagaatgtccaactgccaccgccgctgtcctcgccagctgtgagcccggcttctggctgagtggtgctcaccctgtgggagcatactgaccacagggggcagcttttgcgttgagcatctgccccctggtggtcagtgcacatcatagcagccaGTCATTCCGCAGTTtggtgatttgcatattagccttttaggatacatttttattgatttcagagaggaagggagagggagagttagaaatatcaatgatgagatagaattattgatcggctgcctcctctatgccccctactggggatcaggcccacaacccaaACCAGattttgtgcccttgaccaaaatcgaacttgggacccttcagtttgcacaggctgatgctctatccactgagtcaaaccaggtagggcttgaacctatatttaaagttttaataagGTATAAATGACATGCAATCATCTGAATATATTTAAGTTTTGACATTCATGCAAACCCAtgaaaccatctatatatataaaagcctaagcgaccagacaaccggctggtagctatgatgcccaatgatcaccagggggcagacgctcaacacaggagctgcctcctgctggtcagtgtgctcccccaaTAGGAGCACCACACTGCTCAGCTGCCCATTGGGCGCCggaagccgggctgatggctgaggAGCGTCGCTGTGGCGGCACTACTATcagcctgcggggatcaggccgaaaccagcagtacGACAGcttctgaggggtcccggattgcgagagggtgcaggccaggctgagctatcccaccaatgcatgaatccatgcactggtcctctagtcaaatataataataaacctTTCCATCTCCCTCATATTTACCCTGTGTCTTTTAATCACTGTTTCCTCCAGGCAGCCATGGAGTTGCTTTTCATTATAATAGATTGGTTTGCATTTTCTAGCATTTCATATGATGGAAATCATAAAGTGTTTAGTCTTTCCCTTGGGTGCCCTCATGcatttattttgagattcatcaggGTTGCTTATCTGAgtagtttattgtttttatattgttcAGAAGCATGCTACAGTGATGTACCACTATTCATTTGCTTGTGGATGTTTCAATTGTTTCCAATTTTGGCCATTGAGAAAATTGGACTTAGTTCATATTGATATGTTTCCTTTCTTGTGTTAATACTTGAAGTGCATTACCTGAGTCAAGAGTATAAGTGAATGTACAACTTAAGAAACACCAACCTGCCATCTGAAATGACTGTTCCTTCATTGCTCAcctctttattttaattgattttagagaggaagggagagagaaacgtcagtgtgAGAGTGAAAcctcaattagttgcctcccacatgcgccccaatCAGGGCTCCAACTCGCAGCCTGGGTATGTATTACTCCtcttgtattcccaccagcagtgtatgtgGGTTCCAGTTCTCTGGTATACTTACTAATAATGCATAGGgctagtcttttaaaattttgacccTTTTAGTAAATGTGT is a window from the Eptesicus fuscus isolate TK198812 chromosome 21, DD_ASM_mEF_20220401, whole genome shotgun sequence genome containing:
- the LOC103304556 gene encoding zinc finger protein 154-like isoform X1 — protein: MAAAAPGRPAEGRVTFEDVALHFSSEEWELLDEAQRRLYHDVMLENLTLITSLGCWHGAQNEEAPSELSSSLQGVSEVRTPKAGVSPLKAHPCELCGVDVRDILHFTGHPGTHHGQKLYKMGACEKQLDVSTELEHQTQHTGEMCFRGHVDRTSFVKDCKFCVSGKPGSCEEVVRDFLASSRYLHHQATHTREKSNRGTECGTASHKGRTLSDPEYSKDFNCKRKLVQDQSVLAKERGYMCSECGKSYSKSYSLNDHWRVHTGEKPYECGECGKSFRQSSSLIQHRRVHTGARPHKCDLCGKLFSNKSNLIKHRRIHTGERPYECSECGKTFSESSALLQHRSVHTGERPYECSECGKFFTYHSSLIKHQRVHSGSRPYACSECGKSFTQKSSLIEHRRVHSGERPYKCSECGKSFSQSSALLQHRRVHTGERPYECSECGKFFTYSSSLLKHQRVHTGSRPYECSDCGKSFTQNSSLIKHRRIHTGERPYECNQCGKSFSHSSSLIKHRRVHTG
- the LOC103304556 gene encoding zinc finger protein 549-like isoform X2 gives rise to the protein MAAAAPGRPAEGRVTFEDVALHFSSEEWELLDEAQRRLYHDVMLENLTLITSLGCWHGAQNEEAPSELSSSLQGVSEVRTPKAGYEL